Proteins encoded within one genomic window of Nonomuraea gerenzanensis:
- the mrdA gene encoding penicillin-binding protein 2 encodes MSRARLVVLRLVAVAMLVTLLGRLWVLQVVDGEAYLRAAADVRIRSVPLPPTRGQILDAHGRPLVTNNTRPVVTVDAVALAHQPDGGRAVLTRLGQALGQPYRQLAEKVRLCEAGVSKPCWQGSPYEPIPVAQDMSVPVALQISERQQDFPGVRTELRPVRVHPHGAAAAHTLGYVQGARGRDGLEAAYDRDLAGRAGRRDVAVDNTGRVTRTLRQNPPVPGNTLVTSLDSRIQTIAERALARAVAGSGASSGAAVVLESGTGRVVALAGRPAYDPGVWTDGVTAREYRSLPLLSQAVQGEWAPGSTWKVASVVAAASAGYGLGATYDCPSGYTVGDRVFRNFASADLGLMTMHGALVHSCDTIFYRLADQLWQRGSDALQHTARGFGFGRPTGVDVPGEAAGAVPDAASKRAYWRATRAESCRRAGKGYPELTDRARAAYLTAIARENCRGGGVWRGGDAANLAIGQGGVLVTPLQLARAYAAVANGGTLHSPRVGMKVVRPDGTTVRAITPPVAGRLPATAATLRFIRQALAQVPRSGTASGAFEGFPFGKIAVAGKTGTAESFGHRDTSWFASFAPDPAYTVVVVLPEGGRGGEGAAPAAREIWEGILGLRERR; translated from the coding sequence GTGTCTAGGGCCAGGCTGGTCGTGCTGCGGCTGGTCGCCGTGGCCATGCTGGTGACGCTGCTCGGGCGGCTGTGGGTCCTCCAAGTGGTCGACGGGGAGGCGTACCTGCGGGCTGCGGCCGACGTACGGATCAGGAGCGTGCCGCTGCCGCCCACCCGGGGCCAGATCCTCGACGCGCACGGCCGTCCCCTGGTCACCAACAACACCCGCCCCGTCGTCACGGTGGACGCCGTGGCCCTGGCCCACCAGCCGGACGGCGGCCGGGCGGTGCTGACCCGGCTGGGCCAGGCGCTGGGGCAGCCGTACCGGCAGCTCGCGGAGAAGGTGCGGCTGTGCGAGGCGGGGGTGAGCAAGCCGTGCTGGCAGGGGTCGCCGTACGAGCCGATCCCGGTCGCGCAGGACATGAGCGTGCCGGTGGCGCTGCAGATCAGCGAGCGGCAGCAGGACTTCCCGGGCGTTCGCACGGAGCTGCGCCCGGTCCGCGTGCACCCGCACGGCGCGGCGGCGGCGCACACGCTCGGCTACGTCCAGGGCGCCCGGGGCCGCGACGGGCTCGAAGCGGCCTACGACCGCGATCTGGCCGGCCGGGCCGGGCGCAGGGACGTGGCCGTGGATAACACGGGCCGCGTCACCAGGACGCTCCGCCAGAACCCGCCGGTGCCCGGGAACACGCTCGTGACCAGCCTCGACTCCCGCATCCAGACGATCGCGGAGCGGGCGCTGGCCAGGGCCGTGGCCGGCAGCGGCGCCTCGTCGGGCGCGGCCGTGGTGCTGGAGTCGGGCACGGGCCGTGTGGTGGCGCTGGCGGGGCGGCCCGCGTACGACCCGGGGGTGTGGACGGACGGCGTGACGGCGCGCGAGTACCGGTCGCTGCCGCTGCTGTCACAGGCCGTGCAGGGTGAGTGGGCGCCCGGCTCGACGTGGAAGGTCGCCTCGGTGGTGGCGGCGGCGTCGGCCGGGTACGGGCTCGGCGCCACCTACGACTGCCCGTCCGGCTACACCGTCGGCGACCGGGTGTTCCGCAACTTCGCCAGCGCGGACCTGGGCCTGATGACCATGCACGGGGCCCTGGTCCACTCCTGTGACACGATCTTCTACCGGCTGGCCGACCAGCTCTGGCAGCGCGGCTCCGACGCCCTGCAGCACACGGCCCGCGGGTTCGGGTTCGGCCGGCCGACGGGGGTGGACGTGCCGGGCGAGGCGGCCGGTGCGGTGCCCGACGCGGCCTCGAAGCGGGCCTACTGGCGGGCCACCCGGGCGGAGAGCTGCCGCCGGGCCGGCAAGGGGTACCCGGAGCTGACGGACCGGGCGCGGGCGGCGTACCTGACGGCCATCGCGCGGGAGAACTGCCGGGGCGGCGGCGTGTGGCGGGGCGGCGACGCGGCGAACCTCGCCATCGGGCAGGGCGGCGTGCTGGTGACGCCGCTGCAGCTGGCGCGGGCGTACGCGGCGGTGGCCAACGGCGGCACCCTGCACAGCCCGCGCGTCGGCATGAAGGTGGTGCGGCCCGACGGGACGACGGTGCGGGCGATCACGCCGCCGGTGGCCGGGCGGCTGCCCGCCACGGCCGCGACGCTGCGCTTCATCCGGCAGGCGCTCGCCCAGGTGCCCCGGTCGGGGACGGCTTCCGGGGCCTTCGAGGGGTTCCCGTTCGGGAAGATCGCGGTGGCCGGGAAGACGGGGACGGCGGAGTCGTTCGGCCACCGCGACACCTCCTGGTTCGCCTCCTTCGCGCCCGACCCGGCCTACACCGTGGTCGTCGTGCTGCCGGAGGGCGGCAGGGGCGGCGAGGGCGCGGCGCCGGCGGCCCGCGAGATCTGGGAGGGCATCCTCGGGCTCAGGGAGCGGCGATGA